CATAGCGTCGTTAAGGATTTTTGCCACATCGGCATAGCGGCGCAAGTTAAATGCGGAAAGGGCTTGATAGTAACGGCACGCCGCTCCGGGAGCACTATCGGAAAAATGTTGCGCACATATTTGATAGTGCTCCAACGCTTGCCCGAACTCACCAAGCTTAAAATGCGCTAACGCTCGCTGCGGACTATCCGCCACCCCTCCTGTGCTGGAAAAACGTAAGGCTTCTTCAAACTTACCCCATCCATTGTAGAGCTTAACAAGCGAACGGCGCACCGTTTCATCGGTGGGATTTGCGGAAAGCAAGGCGAGGTAAATCGTCTCCGCTGCAGCATACTTCCCATTGTAGCCGTGAATATGCGCCAAGTTAAGTTGCGCGTTGCTGGCATACGGGCTTTCTTTGGGAACTTCGGCATAAAACTTTGCAGCCAGATCAAGGTTACCAATGCCGTTATACGTAATCGCTTTCTGGTACAGCCACAGATGGTAGAGGGGATGCTGACGACGGATGAGGCGATCCCCAGCCTGAATATGGCGCTGCGCGCTCAGATATCCCTGTCGTTGATTCAGCAGAATCAGGTTAAAGAGGTGATATTGGGGGCGCTGATCTTTGTCCAGTTGCGCTTCGTCAATCGCACTCAACGATTTCCACCCCGCATCGGTCTGCCCTGCGTTAATGAAATATTCGGTGAGCAGCAAGCGCGCTTCGGCACGCTTTTCGGCAGGAGCAACGCGCAGCAGCGATTCGGCAAAGTAGCGGCGCAGCGTGTCGTCACTTGCAAGCTGGTACCCTTGATAGGCCACGTATGCCTGAATCTGCGTCAGCGATATCCGTTCAAACCAGCGTTTGGCGACATCAAGCGCACCGGTATGTGCCGCCGCCCACGTCGCATAGCGGGCAGTCGTATTGTCAATAGTGTCTCCACCGAGTTCGGCAAGCTTGGCAAATTCGAGTATCTGTCCGTACTCGCGAAGCTCAAAAGCCGTTTCCATTGCCAAGGGGAGAGCGTTGCGTTCGCCACGCCGTGCCATAGCGGCATAGATGGCCAGCGCCCCAGCAGTATCGCCAAGTTTTTGTGTTGCTTGGGCTTCGACATACAAGGCTGATTCGGCAAAATTCGTCTGCCGGAATGATGGCGTCAATTGGAGCACCCGCTCGTAATGCCCTTTATCAAGTAAGGCATTGAGCCACAATAACCGTGGCGTGGCATCGATTGCGTCCCATTCACGTCCGGCAACAAACTGTTCAATGGCACCAATATAGTCACGATTTCCAAGATTATACCACGCAATTGCAAGTGCTAATGACGCCTCGCGTGCAACAGGAGACGCGGTGTATTGGCGCGCCTGCCCAAGCAGCTCCAACGCGCGGGGTTCGTACCCAAGAGCGCGCATAGAGAGCGCTTCAAGGTAGAGTGCCAGTGGAATCAAAGGTGATTTTTGTGGAATTTCACGCAAGGTTGAAATAGCTTTATTGTACTCTTTTTGCGTGTAGTACAGACGCGCCGCCTTGGCTTTCCCTTCGTCGCTGAGTGCTGACGCTACCGACGCACCAAGGTTGGAGGAAAACAGGCATCCGCCGGGTTTTTCCACCGCAACTTGATAGCCAAACTGCTCGCGCGATAGGGCGACATCTTCACGGTAGTCCTCTACTTGCAAGCGCACAGATGAGGTGACAACCTGTTCTGCTGTAAAGCCCGCATAGGTGCTTTCGGCAGCGGTAATTTTGACGGGAATATGGATCGTATCGAGTGACAGCGCGGGAAGAGTCTCGCCCCACGCAGGAGTGGAGCAGAACAGTGCGGCTGCCACGGTCAGTGAAGTTGCGAGTCGTTTCATCGTGTTTCCTATGGAAAGAAAGTGAAAATCGTGTTTCATGCGGGGCGATAGTATGCTAATTTGCGTGCCGTTTCAACATCTTAGCATCTTTTCTATGAGAGTACCTATGTCATCCCGTAATATGATTAAAATCTACTCGCCGGACGCTATTGCCAACATCTCGCGTGCCGCATTATTAGCGGCGGAAGTACTTGAACTTGCTGCCCAGCGAGTGGCTCCCGGAGTCGATACTGCTTCCATTGACGAGTTCTGCGCCAGTTACATTGCCAGCCGTGGCGCTCTTGCGGCCCCACTGAACTACCGTGGCTTCCCCAAAAGCATTTGCACCTCACCCAACGATGTCATCTGCCATGGCATTCCGTCACCCGACGTGGTGCTGCAAGACGGTGATATCGTCAATATTGATATTACCGTTTTTCTCGATGGCTACTATGGCGATACTTCGCGCACGGTGCTGGTCGGTGAAGTTCCAAGCGGCGTCAAGCTTTTTGTGGAGCGGGCGGAAAAGGCGATGTGGAAAGGGATAGAAGCGGCAGTCGTTGGCCACCGTTTTAACGCCATTGGCGATTCGATTGAGCGCTACGTCAAGAAATTCAACTACTCGGTGGTACGTGATTACTGCGGCCATGGCATTGGCGCCGCATTCCATGAAGATCCCGCCGTGCTGCATTACAGCTCACGCAGTGCGTTGCCAATGCTGCAAAACGGTATGGTATTTACGGTTGAACCAATGATCAATATGGGGAAAAACTGGCGTTCGGAGGTCGACCAAATCGATGGGTGGACGGCTCGCACGGTTGACGGTTCCTTGTCGGCACAATTCGAACATACCGTGGCAATAGTCAACGGAAAAGCCCAAGTACTGAGCATTCCACCACACTCAATTTGATCGACGGGAAAGCTATGCTTCCCCGTCTTTATGCAGATAGTAGCGCAGAGCACCATCCCAATCGTAATTCATCACTGTATGCAAGCAAGGGTTTTTCTTGTTTAAATCGTGGCGATACGCCAATTCTGCGGCAAGTTCCTCACTATTAAATCCTTGACTGTGTACCTTATGGCTGGCCACGTACTCGCTTTCTTCGCGGATCTTGTTGTCGATATCCCGCAAAAAAGCACGATAAAAGTCGTGAGCCCGCCGGAGCATAACGTCCCTGTTCATGATAGCACCTCCTTGTGCACTGCTGTGGCGGTTGGTATGATCTCTTTTCGGTTGATTTTTTGAACAGCTTGAGCGAAAACTCAGCACCCCGACAATACGGGATTTCTCTGAGAGCTACGAAGGGAGCCACGTATGATCGACGCTTGCGCAGCGAGGATTGATTATGATTGAACATGAAATGCTCAGCTTTCTGCTTGCCGTTGCGGTACTGCTGGGAGCCGCTCGCATTTTCGGAGAAATTTCACGCAAGTTCGGGCAGCCATCGGTGCTGGGGGAGATTCTGGCCGGCATTGCACTCGGCCCTTCGCTGCTGGGCATGTTGCTTCCTGAAGTCAACCATTGGCTCTTTCCCACTACGGGTTCGGCGGCCATTGCCCTTGATGGCTTAACCTTCCTCTCGATCACCCTTTTCTTGCTGGTTGCCGGAATGGAGGTGGACCTTTCCACCGCTTGGCGACAGGGAAAAGCCGCGATGGTAACGGCTTTGTTCGGCATGCTGGTTCCTTTTGCGGTCGGATACTCGCTCGTCCGCATCGCACCTGAATTTATGGGCTTTACGTCACACACCTCCATCCATCTCTACGCACTCTTCTTTGCCACTGCCCTTTCCATCTCCGCCCTGCCAGTTATTGCCAAAACACTGATGGATCTCAATCTCTACCGCTCCGACTTCGGTATGGTCGTAATTGGAGCGGCGGTGCTCAACGACTTGGTTGGCTGGACAGTCTTTGCAATTATTCTGGGCTTGATGGGATCGGCAGTCGACGGTAACCTCGCGAATATTTTCAATACCGTCGCGCTGGTTATTTTGTTTACCGTTTTTGTGTTGACCATCGGGCGCTGGGCCATCAATCGCTCCTTGCCTTGGATTAAAGCCTACACGACCTATCCGGGCGGCATATTAGGCTTTGCCGTTACACTGGGACTTTTAAGCGCCGCCTTTACGGAATGGGCTGGCGTACACGCTATTTTCGGTGCCTTTATCCTGGGGATCGCACTGGGCGATTCACGCCACCTGCGGGAGCGGACACGGGCGACACTCGATCAATTCATCTCGTTTATTTTTGCGCCGCTTTTCTTTGCCAGCATTGGACTGCGTGTGAATTTTGTCGAACACTTCGACATTCTGCTAGTGATCACCGTACTCATCGTCGGCACACTGACCAAAGTCGGTGGATGCCTACTGGGAAATCGCCTGATCGGCATGAGTTGGCGCGATAGCTGGGCGGTAGGTTTTGCCATGAACTCACGCGGCGCCATGGAGATTATCCTGAGCATGCTGGCCTTGCAGATGGGACTGATTGGCGATTCGATGTTTGTTGCATTGGTAATTTTGGCGTTGATGACGTCAGCAACCAGCGCCACAACATTGCAGGCGATTCTGCGCCGCAATAAAAAGGTACACTTTCAGGATTTTGCCTCATCCAAAACCTTTCTGAACGAGGTAAACGGCACGACCATGCAAGAAGTGATTCGCGAAATGGTGGAACATATGTCGCTTTCACTGCGCGATATTGATGCGCGGGATGTGCTGCGCAAACTCTTGCGTCGTGAAAAACTGATGTCAACCGCACTGGATCGTGGCGTGGCGGTGCCGCATGCGAGAATTCTGCATTTGCGCGAACCGATCGTTTGCATTGGTGTTTCGCGGCGCGGCGTGGAGTGCGATTCGCTTGATGGCAACATGACGCATTTGTTTATCATGATTTTAACGCCGCAGGATGATAACGGCGTTCAGCTTGATATCTTGGCCGATGTTGGTGGCTTGTTCCGCGATCAGGAGATTTCCGAAGAAATTTTTTCGGTACGCAACTACACGGAATTTCTGGCTGAAATTACACAAATGCGCGAAAAAGCCAAGCTCATGTGATTTTTTCGCGGCGGGCGAAATGTGCGCTTGACAATCGCTGTCAACCAGCGTATATACCAACGCCGTTGTCAAATTGGGGTGTCGCCAAGCGGTAAGGCAGCGGGTTTTGGGTCCGCCATTCCTAGGTTCGAATCCTAGCACCCCAGCCATTGAAAACCAAAAGCAACTTCCTCATGGAAGTTGCTTTTTTCGTGTTTTGGGAAGATTTCTGGAGGGAAGAGATGGAACACCTGGCTCAGACCGTTCGCGACGCACAGCGCATCGTCATCAAAGTCGGCAGTAATATTCTGCTGGCAGAAAATCGTCTCAACCTCCCGTTTCTGTATACGCTCGCCGAAGATATACATGAGCTGCGTAAAAGCGGCAAATCCGTCTTGCTCGTCACCTCCGGCTCCGTCGCCACTGGGATGGCGAAATTTGGCACCACTGAACGCCCCAAAGACCTGCCAACCAAACAAGCCTACGCCGCTGTTGGGCAGATGAGTTTGATGTGGGAATACGAACGGGCCTTCCGCGTCTACGGCATTCCTATCGCCCAAGTACTTTTAACCCGTGACGACCTTGAAAGCCGCAAACGGTATCTGAACTCGCAAAATACACTGCTGGCACTGTTTGATCTCGACGTACTGCCGATCGTCAACGAAAATGATACCGTTGTCACAGACGAAATCCGCTTTGGCGATAATGATACCCTTTCGGCCATGGTGGCGGGAGTCGTCAAAGCCGACGTCAATATCATCCTGAGCGACATTGATGGCTTTTATACCGCCAACCCACAACTTGACCCGAACGCTGAATTTTTGCCCCTGATTACCAAAATCGACAGCAAAGTCGAGGCGATGGCGGGGCTCAGCACTTCCAGCGTTGGCACGGGCGGCATGGTGACGAAAATCAGCGCTGCACGCAAATGCATCAATGCTGGTATTGACATGATCATTACCTCTGGTCGCACGAATCACCCCATCAGCCGACTCCTGCAAGGGGCACGCGGAACGCTCTTTCGCGCCTCTATCGATAAAGTTTCGGCACGCAAACGGTGGATTTTACAAACGCTGAAAAGCCATGGCTCCTTGATTATCGATTCCGGTGCCGAAGCCGCGCTGATGCGCAAAGAGGCGAGTTTATTGCCCATTGGAGTGAAGGCCATTAGTGGTGAATTTGAACGTGGCGAATGTGTTCAGGTGCACTCCCAGAACGGAACATTGCTTGCCAAAGGGTTAGTATCGTATTCATCAGAAGAAGCGCGTCAAATCTATGGCCGGAAATCGTCGGAAATCGAGACGATCCTCGGCTACGTCTTCCATAAAGAAATGATTCATAAAGATAACCTCGTGATTATGGGAGCGGGTGAAGAGTAGGTGATTTTTTCGCTCAAGATTTTCCGGATCACGTCCGATTAGGAAGTATGCGGCGCAAGGATGCGCTCCAAGCTTTGGCACACGGAGGTGTATCATGTCACCATATCTGTATATGCACGAAGACATTTGGCAAAAAATTGCCCCATTCCTTCCACAAGTAATCGAAAAGAAAAAGTCCGGCAGACCGCGCATGGATGATCGCCAAGCGATGGATGCTATCTATTACGTCCTCTACAGCGGTTGCCGCTGGAAAGACCTTCCCGCTCGCTTTGGTGCTGCCAGCACTGTCCACGACCGCTTTCTCTCCTGGAAACGCCAAGGAGTACTAGAATCCCTGCTAGAGTGCGATCTGCTCCATTACGACGGCTATTCTTACATTAAAGCTGACCGCAAAGCATCGTGAGCCAACCTCTCTTTCAACTTCACCCACGCCTGCGCGAGGATACCCACGGGGTCGCCTCGCTTGAGCTATGCGAAGTACTCCTCATGAATGAATCGCGCTATCCGTGGTGCATACTCGTGCCACGGCGCGATGCCGTGCGGGAAATCTACGAGCTAAGCGTGGCCGATCAGCAACAACTGTGGCAGGAAACGACGACCGTGCTCGCCGCTATGGCCGCTGAATTTAACGCCGACAAAATGAACATGGGTGCGCTGGGAAATATCGTCGAGCAGCTCCATATTCACTGCATCGCGCGCCTCCGCAGCGATGCGGCTTGGCCAGCACCCGTGTGGGGGAAATTCACACCAGAACCATACACACCAGAAGCAGCGGCAGAGCGCGTGGCACGTTTGCGGCAGATATTGCGGTAGGCTTGCCTCAACCATTCATCACTTGGAATACTATCATTTTGAGAATCACTCATTGCATGAGAATAACCCCTTCGTTTGCTTCATTTTTTTGTTGCTGTCACTACAACCGTCAACTATCTTGCAGCTATGTTGGCTGATACGGAACCCTTCCGTACCCTTTGGTAATTACCAATGATGAGGTCTAGCTGGCTTGGGAACCAGTAGCCAACACAAGCATCCTTCACACTTCATAATTTCTCGCCGATACAGAGGTGCCTATGCCGATAGCAAGCTGGAGTGATATTCGCAACCGCGCCCTTGCATTTTCAAAAGACTGGAGCGATGCATCAAAGGAAAAGCAGCAGGCGAGCCCTTTCCTGATAGACTTTTTGGAAGTCTTCGGTAGAAACCGAAAACGCACATTTAAATTTGAACACAACGTCAAAAAATATGGCGGCAAGCAAGGGTACGTTGACCTTTTCCTGCCTGGAGAACTGCTGATTGAAATGAAATCACGCGGCGAAAGCCTCAAGCGTGCCTTTGATCAGGCCGTCGATTATTTTGAAGGGATCGCAGACGCAGACCTCCCCGCCTACGTGCTGGTATGCGATTTTGCTACGTTCTCGCTCACCAACATCCAAACCGCTGAAACCATAACGTTTCCCATTGCTGATCTGCACAAACACATTAAGCTGTTTGCCTTTTTGGCGGGATACAAAACACAAACCATCAAGCCCCAAGACCCTATCAACATTAAAGCTGCCGAGAAAATGGGAAAGCTGCACGATCAGCTCAAAGCCATTGGCTACGAAGGGCACCAACTCGAAGTATACCTCGTGCGCCTGCTTTTTTGTCTGTTTGCAGAAGATACCAGCATATTTGAAAAGCGGATTTTTCAGGACTACATCGAAAACCGCACGAATCCTGACGGCACTGATCTCGCCTATCATCTGGTGGCAATTTTCCAAACCCTCAATACACCAGAAATAAAACGCCTGAAAAATATTGAAGATGACCTTGCTGCCTTTCCGTATGTCAACGGAAAACTCTTTGAAGAAACCCTTCCCATAGCTTCATTTGACCGTGCTATGCGCCAAGCACTGCTTGATGCTTGTGCGCTTGATTGGAGCGCTATTTCTCCCGCAATTTTCGGTAGCCTTTTTCAAAGCATTATGGATAGTGCCGCCCGCCGCAATCTTGGAGCACATTACACCAGCGAAGAAAATATTCTCAAACTCATCAAGCCGCTTTTTCTTGATGCCTTGTGGGCGGAGTTTGAGCAAATCGGCAACAATAAGAAAAAACTGGCTACCTTTCACGATAAACTTGGAGAGTTAAAATTCCTTGATCCAGCGTGTGGGTGCGGCAACTTTCTCGTCATCGCCTACCGCGAGTTGCGGCAACTTGAATTTGCCGTACTCCAAAAACTTCACGCTGGCGTCTCGCTTGTGGAAATAGAAACTCTGTTACGCGTCAATGTTGATCAATTTTGTGGAATCGAAATCGAGGAATTTCCCGCCCAGATCGCACAGGTCGCTCTTTGGTTGACCGACCACCAAATGAATCAGCAAGTGAGTGAGGCGTTCGGGCAATATTTTGCCAGAATACCACTGACGAAATCAGCGAACATCATCCACGGCAATGCACTCAGAATCCACTGGGAAACAACCTTCCCCGACGTCAACTACATCCTTGGCAATCCACCTTTTGTCGGGGCAAAATATATGGATGACCTGCAACGTGCCGATGCCCGTGCGGTATTTTCTGGTATTGATAATGCAGGGCTTCTCGACCTTGTGACCGCGTGGCACGTAAAAGCCACCCGCTACATGCAACTTTTTCCACGCACGCACAGCGCTTTTGTTTCGACCAACAGCATTACGCAAGGGGAACAGGTTGGTGCACTCTGGGGCTGGATGCTGGCACAAGGGATCAAAATTCATTTTGCCCACCGCACTTTTTCGTGGACAAACGAAGCACGTGGCAAAGCGGCAGTGCACTGCGTGATTATCGGCTTTGGCCTTGGCGATGTGCCAGAGAAAACTATTTTTGTGTACGAAAATATCAAAGGCGAAGCACACGCCGTGAAAGCGGCAAACATCAACCCCTATCTGGTCGATGCGCCGGATACTATTGTAATATCACGCATGTCACCCCTATCCGCAGCGCCAGCCATTGCGAATGGTAGTATTCCTGCAGATGGCGGCAATCTTATTTTGGAGCCCGGAGAGCGCGACCAATTACTGACAATTGAGCCACAAGTTGCTTTATGGCTACGTCCCTATCTTGGTGGAGAAGGCTTTCTTAACGGCAATATGCGCTATTGCCTATGGTTAGTCGATTGCCCACCGCAAATTTTGCGTACCATGCCATCAGTGCTTGCTCGCGTTGAAGGCGTGCGCAATATGCGTAGAGCGAGCGCCAAAGTTGCCACTCAAGTTAAAGCAAATACTCCAACCCTATTCACCGAAAATCGTCAACCTACATCAGGGCGCTACTTGGCGCTACCACGCACCTCCTCGGAAAACCGACGATATATCCCGATTGGCTATCTTGATCATCACATTGTCGCGGCGAACGACTTGCAGTTCATCCCAAATGCCTCACCATATCACTTTGGAATTGTCAGCAGTGCGTTACACATGGCTTGGATGCGCATAACATCAGGGCGGCTGGAGAGTCGTTATCGTTATTCTGTCAAATGCACCTACAATACCTTCCCGTGGCCATCGCCAGACGACAAGCAGCGCGCCGCCATCGAAACCGCCGCGCAAGGGGTGATTGATGCACGCGCAGCGCATCCCGATGCAACGCTTGCCGACCTCTACGACCCGCTCACCATGCCGCCCGACCTTGTAAAAGCTCACCAGAAGCTTGACCGCGCGGTTGATGCCGCCTATGGTGTGAAATCGTTCGCGAATGAAGCAGAACGGGTCGCATTTCTATTCCGGCGCTATCAGGAGTTAGTCGCTCCTCTTGCCGAGGAGATGGAGAAAAAAACGAAGAAGTCACGGAAAAGAGTTCAGAAACCGCTCGAAAAGGAGTAACAGGATATGGTCGATTTAAAGAAACATATCACTCATTGGCATACTGGTGCTTTCGAGGATCTTGAGGTCGCTTGTAGCTTAATGGAGCAAGGAAAAATCCGTCATAGTCTGTTTTTTGCCCATTTAGCGCTTGAAAAAATGCTCAAAGCCCACTATTGCCGCACTCAATCTGAAATTGCACCGATGATTCACAATCTTCTTCGCTTGGCGGACAAGGCTGGAATTTTGTTGAAAGATAAGGATCGTGATCTGCTTGCTGAATGCAATGCTTTCAATATTGAAGGGAGATATCCTGAGTTGTTTCTACCCCTGCCGTCGCGCTCTGAAGCGGACAGATATATTGCCGATATCAAGGAGCTGATAGAATGCTTAAACCAGATGTTTTAACTTCGGTTCAGCGCTATATATCGCTTTTGCGTCAAGAAGGTATTGCCGTTGAGTTTGTTGTCGTCTTTGGCTCACAGTCAAAAGGCAATGCTCACGAGTGGAGCGACATTGATGTACTGGTCGTTTCTCCCCAGTTTGACCTTATGCGTGATCGCTCGCTGTTGAATCTCCTGTGGCGCCTGACCGCCCGTGTCGACAACCGCATTGAACCGATTCCGTGTGGTTCACGCCAGTGGCGAGAAGATGACTCCAATGCGATTATTGAGGTTGCTCGCCGTGAGGGCGAAATTCTGGGAGCTGCCTAAAGGCATCAGCAAGGCACCAATAGCGCGTATAGTTTAAGTCGCTCGGCTTGCCCTTCCCATTCTCATGCCGGTCACATAAAATCAAACAACACCAATGAAAATGCCATAATCCCCATGCCAGCAATCAGCCCTCCGATCACGGAGTGACCGCTTCCGTATTCCCGCGCGGCGGGGAGCAATTCATCAAATGAAATGTAGATCATTATCCCACCGACAATGCCGAACACTATCCCAAGAGTTATATCATTCAGATATGGCGCGAGGAGCAGGTAGCCAACCAGTGCACCGAGCGGTTCAGCAATGCCAGAACTGAAGGCGTACAGGAATCCTTTCAGGCGACTACCAGTGGCGTGATAAATCGGCAAGCTCACCGCAACGCCTTCGGGAATGTTGTGGATAGCCACGGCGGCAACAATCGGAATCGCTAACGTGGGGTCGACGAGAGCGACGGTGAACGTCGCAAAGCCTTCAGGAAAATTATGTATCGCCAGTGCTAACGCGGTAAAAACCCCAGTGCGCTTCAGCGCACGTGCCTTCACAACATGGTCGTGATCGACGTCGATGTGGGCAAATTCGCGCACTTCATTAAGCTCATGCGGGTTAATGTCGCTTGGGATAAAGCGGTCGATTAGTGCGGAAAATCCAATGCCGAGAAAAAGGCAGAGCACCCCAAAAAGGTGCGCCCAATGATCACCGTATCCAATAAAGCTATCGACTGATTTGGGGAGAATTTCTACGAATGAAACGTAGATCATAACGCCTGCCGAAAGTCCAAGGCCGACGGAAAGGGCGACGGTGTTTTTCTGGCGAATGAAAAGCGCCAATAAGCCGCCAATACCAGTTGAGAGTCCAGCAAAAAGCGTCAGGCTAAAAGCAAAGACAATCGCGCCAGTCGAAAATTCCACTCGACACCTCTCACAACAGAAAAAGCCGAAGCGTACAGGCTTCGGCAGAAATGATACGATGGCAGGACACGAGGGACTCGAACCCCCAACCCCCGGTTTTGGAGACCGGTGCTCTACCAATTGAGCTAGTATCCTGTATAGGCAACGGGTATGACTTGTAGCGGAACATACTACTGTTCGTCAAGTATTTTCAGCACACCGCCGATTTCGCTGATCAATTTTTGCGGAGTTCCTGCGAATAATCCTGTTTTCTGTCGCATACTCTGCCCCGCTCTGGCATGCACGAGGGCGCCGCCGAGCGCTGCCTGAACAGGCGGAAGCCCTTGTGCTAGGAATCCGCCGATAATGCCACTCAGCACATCACCACTTCCCCCTTTTGCCAGCGCATTATTGGGTGTGTCGAGTAGCCAGCACTCTCCCGCGGGAGTAGCGATGGCCGTACGAGCCCCCTTCAGAAGCAGAACACAACGATGCGTGGTGGCAAAGCCGGCGACAAGGTCAAACTTATTGGCTTCAATTTCAGCCGAAGCTATCCCCGTCAGACGGCTGA
This genomic interval from Chrysiogenes arsenatis DSM 11915 contains the following:
- a CDS encoding HEPN domain-containing protein, which translates into the protein MVDLKKHITHWHTGAFEDLEVACSLMEQGKIRHSLFFAHLALEKMLKAHYCRTQSEIAPMIHNLLRLADKAGILLKDKDRDLLAECNAFNIEGRYPELFLPLPSRSEADRYIADIKELIECLNQMF
- a CDS encoding nucleotidyltransferase domain-containing protein, translated to MLKPDVLTSVQRYISLLRQEGIAVEFVVVFGSQSKGNAHEWSDIDVLVVSPQFDLMRDRSLLNLLWRLTARVDNRIEPIPCGSRQWREDDSNAIIEVARREGEILGAA
- the zupT gene encoding zinc transporter ZupT → MEFSTGAIVFAFSLTLFAGLSTGIGGLLALFIRQKNTVALSVGLGLSAGVMIYVSFVEILPKSVDSFIGYGDHWAHLFGVLCLFLGIGFSALIDRFIPSDINPHELNEVREFAHIDVDHDHVVKARALKRTGVFTALALAIHNFPEGFATFTVALVDPTLAIPIVAAVAIHNIPEGVAVSLPIYHATGSRLKGFLYAFSSGIAEPLGALVGYLLLAPYLNDITLGIVFGIVGGIMIYISFDELLPAAREYGSGHSVIGGLIAGMGIMAFSLVLFDFM